One genomic region from Saprospiraceae bacterium encodes:
- the ftcD gene encoding glutamate formimidoyltransferase yields MLQDKLIECVPNFSEGRDKSTIDAIAQSIESVPGVKILHIDMGQDAHRTVITFVGYPEACKEAAYRSILTATQLIDMRTHQGAHPRIGAVDVFPFVPLVNTTMQEAIDCVLEVAQRVGSELLLPVYLYNESAKSADRKNLGDLRSGEYEGLAQKLTTPTGQPDFGPSTMNERSGALIIGARKILIAYNINLNTKEVSIAKKIASRLREKNGGLAAVRAIGWYMPEYHCAQVSTNLVDIGQTPLHQVFNMCTSIAKEYGADTVGSELIGLIPEQCLIDTTDNAIPENKMSREDKVTVAINILGLNAVKPFYPDQHIIERLLNPGPLNNS; encoded by the coding sequence ATGCTACAAGACAAACTCATAGAATGTGTACCTAATTTTAGCGAAGGTCGGGACAAATCCACCATCGATGCCATAGCCCAGAGCATCGAGTCCGTACCAGGGGTCAAAATCCTCCACATAGATATGGGCCAGGATGCTCATCGGACAGTGATCACCTTTGTAGGTTATCCCGAAGCATGCAAGGAAGCAGCCTACCGTAGTATCCTGACTGCGACTCAATTGATCGACATGCGCACGCACCAGGGAGCGCATCCACGCATAGGCGCAGTAGATGTATTCCCATTCGTGCCACTCGTCAACACCACCATGCAGGAAGCCATAGATTGTGTGCTGGAGGTGGCTCAAAGAGTCGGCTCTGAACTTTTACTCCCTGTCTATCTCTATAATGAATCAGCTAAGAGCGCTGATAGAAAAAATCTTGGTGATCTTCGCTCTGGTGAATACGAAGGGTTGGCTCAAAAATTGACCACGCCTACAGGTCAACCTGATTTTGGACCTTCGACCATGAATGAAAGATCAGGCGCTTTAATCATCGGTGCCAGAAAAATACTCATAGCCTATAATATCAATCTCAACACCAAAGAAGTCAGTATAGCAAAAAAGATTGCTTCCCGCTTGCGCGAAAAAAATGGTGGATTGGCCGCTGTCAGGGCCATCGGTTGGTATATGCCGGAATATCACTGTGCCCAGGTGTCCACTAACCTGGTAGACATAGGTCAGACTCCTTTGCATCAGGTATTTAATATGTGTACTTCTATCGCCAAAGAATATGGAGCAGATACAGTGGGTAGCGAATTGATAGGCTTGATCCCCGAGCAATGTTTGATTGATACTACGGATAATGCCATACCCGAAAACAAAATGTCTAGAGAAGACAAAGTCACTGTTGCGATCAACATTTTGGGATTAAATGCTGTTAAACCTTTCTACCCAGACCAGCACATTATCGAAAGACTTTTAAACCCGGGTCCGTTAAACAATTCCTGA
- a CDS encoding alpha-L-fucosidase, with the protein MNISIAKKLLFCLFFCSSYGIMAQHNEYFPDPDTAIQHRLEEWKDLKFGLLMHWGPYSQWGVVESWSICPEDLGWATGARKKGIASDNYFEYVKAYENLKTSFNPTQFNPEKWAAAAKDAGMKYMVFTTKHHDGFSMFDTKYTDYKITDKGTPFSSNPRSNVTKEIFNAFRQQDFWIGAYFSKPDWHSDYYWWKKFPPVDRNANYYIPKHPEQWQKFIDFTHNQIDELVSDYGKVDILWLDGGWVRKPTDEEVQNYLTEVYDGVRWARNPQNQDIDMPRLVKEVRAKQPKLIVVDRAVPGEQQNYLTPEQHIPDEGLPYPWETCMTMAGSWSYVPNDVYKPTNEIIEKLVDIVSKGGNYLLNIGPSPEGEFDDIAYSRLKEIGAWMKINGEAIYNTRMYTVFGEGDRIRYTKSKDGKTTYIFLLDFPKDPISLTKIRFSKNTSIRMLGSNSTLSWKQNDQAVNITVPPSAQSSCDHAWVIKVTN; encoded by the coding sequence ATGAATATTTCTATTGCCAAAAAATTATTATTCTGTCTTTTTTTCTGCTCGAGCTATGGTATAATGGCTCAGCACAATGAATACTTCCCTGATCCTGACACAGCCATTCAGCACCGCCTGGAAGAATGGAAAGATTTAAAATTTGGGTTGCTGATGCATTGGGGGCCATATAGCCAGTGGGGCGTAGTGGAAAGCTGGAGCATTTGCCCAGAGGACCTGGGATGGGCGACTGGAGCCAGAAAAAAAGGCATCGCCTCTGACAATTATTTTGAATATGTAAAAGCCTACGAAAACCTAAAGACTAGTTTTAACCCGACCCAATTCAATCCAGAAAAATGGGCCGCGGCTGCCAAAGATGCCGGTATGAAGTATATGGTGTTTACCACGAAACACCATGACGGCTTTAGTATGTTTGACACTAAATACACGGATTACAAAATCACGGATAAGGGTACACCGTTTTCATCCAACCCGCGCAGCAATGTCACGAAAGAAATATTCAATGCCTTCCGTCAACAAGATTTTTGGATAGGCGCTTATTTCTCCAAACCAGACTGGCATTCAGATTATTATTGGTGGAAAAAATTTCCTCCCGTGGATAGAAACGCCAACTATTACATTCCCAAACATCCTGAACAATGGCAAAAATTTATCGATTTTACGCACAATCAGATTGATGAACTGGTCAGTGATTATGGAAAAGTAGATATCCTCTGGCTGGACGGTGGTTGGGTACGCAAACCCACCGACGAAGAAGTTCAGAATTATTTAACGGAGGTGTATGATGGGGTGAGGTGGGCTCGCAATCCTCAAAACCAGGATATAGATATGCCTCGACTGGTTAAAGAAGTTAGAGCCAAACAACCCAAGCTCATCGTCGTGGACAGAGCTGTGCCCGGAGAACAACAAAATTATCTTACCCCGGAGCAACACATCCCGGACGAGGGACTACCCTATCCGTGGGAGACTTGTATGACTATGGCGGGCAGCTGGAGTTATGTACCCAATGATGTGTATAAACCGACCAACGAGATCATCGAAAAATTGGTGGACATCGTCAGCAAAGGCGGAAACTATCTTTTAAATATAGGCCCGAGCCCGGAAGGTGAGTTTGACGATATTGCTTACAGCCGGTTAAAAGAAATCGGGGCCTGGATGAAAATCAATGGAGAGGCCATCTACAATACCAGGATGTATACCGTGTTTGGAGAAGGTGACCGGATCCGATACACAAAATCCAAGGATGGCAAAACAACTTATATTTTCCTCCTTGATTTCCCAAAAGACCCAATAAGCCTGACTAAAATAAGATTTTCAAAAAACACCTCCATCCGGATGCTTGGGAGCAATTCAACATTAAGCTGGAAGCAGAATGACCAGGCAGTCAATATTACGGTTCCACCTTCCGCTCAATCATCCTGTGATCATGCCTGGGTGATCAAGGTGACCAATTGA
- a CDS encoding M1 family metallopeptidase, with product MKYLSLVIFSVILFGACTGSKLASKSVVRPEEGDTAGVGDIEYRQLDPLVVTPEEEEETMITNEPVMPYRSAYTRRWDLIHTSLQLKFDWEKEHVIGLATLKLVPLFYTTDTVQLDAKTFDFNSITASGKTLNYTYDGNMVTIHLGKKYTRTDTLLLSIDYTAKPSENTTRGSAAITDDNGLYFIDPRSTDPKLPTQLWSQGETENNSHWMPTIDKPNERMTIDITLTVPDSMLTLSNGLMTKTSKNTDHTRTDTWVMDQPIAPYLVMIAAGPFARVTDKWNDIPLEYYVDKPYASYAKDIFNHTPEMLSFFSEKLGVQYPWKKFSQIIVKKYVSGAMENTTAVVFGDFIEKTRRELIDDPNDKIVAHEMFHHWFGDYVTCESWSNLTLNEGFANYAEYLWSEYKYGRYEADRHREEELSGYISSVSFGQPHNLIDFRYTDKENMFDAHSYNKGGLVLHMLRSYLGDEAFYAGLHHYLVSNAYKSVEVHHLRLAFEEVTGEDLNWFFNQWYLDDGHPNLTYAWSYDRDNKKIIIDLKQTQDKTFPNPFILPMDLDIHHADGTKERIRITMDQREQQIDIPCDANPQLVVLDPNRVILTEWNEAELTSDQYKYQWRNCNNLQLKLNALSALTEDKDYHTVWGEAIKDPFWYIRLRAMDYTPKLDKTDVEQLVRLTSEDPHSQVRAAALRILGEADYKSIETIADQRIASDSAYSVISQAMQIMGQVNPSKAKSLAMSMQKEKNDQIQEAISDIITTDNDPSSLDFIENKLIENPAQTQNLMEKYIMMLSNQSPDVIFDKAGFLFKQATVADLDKNNKFLYTRGLFELKDLLLTDMVHEKDSATKSSLESKVNILKSWIQQIKEKETDIQLKDLLKQFN from the coding sequence ATGAAATATTTATCGCTGGTCATTTTTTCGGTTATACTGTTTGGTGCATGTACCGGAAGTAAATTGGCCTCTAAGTCTGTAGTTCGGCCTGAAGAAGGCGATACTGCTGGTGTGGGTGACATCGAATACAGGCAGCTCGATCCACTGGTAGTCACTCCCGAGGAGGAAGAGGAGACCATGATCACCAACGAACCTGTCATGCCTTACAGGTCTGCTTATACCCGCCGATGGGACTTAATTCATACTTCACTCCAATTGAAATTTGACTGGGAAAAGGAACATGTAATCGGCTTGGCCACCCTGAAACTGGTGCCTTTGTTTTATACCACTGACACGGTGCAGTTGGATGCCAAAACTTTTGATTTTAATTCAATCACAGCATCCGGTAAAACATTAAATTATACGTATGATGGAAATATGGTAACCATTCACCTTGGAAAAAAATATACGCGTACCGACACCTTGCTATTATCCATAGACTATACTGCCAAACCCTCTGAGAATACGACCAGAGGAAGCGCTGCCATCACCGATGACAATGGACTCTATTTTATCGATCCACGCAGTACAGATCCTAAGCTGCCTACTCAATTATGGAGCCAGGGTGAAACAGAAAACAACAGTCATTGGATGCCTACCATAGACAAACCGAACGAACGGATGACCATCGACATCACCTTGACGGTACCAGACAGCATGCTGACCTTGTCCAACGGGCTTATGACAAAAACCAGTAAAAATACTGACCACACCCGCACAGACACCTGGGTGATGGACCAACCCATCGCGCCTTACCTGGTGATGATCGCTGCAGGACCTTTTGCCAGAGTCACCGATAAATGGAATGATATCCCCCTGGAATATTATGTAGACAAACCCTATGCCTCGTATGCCAAAGATATCTTCAATCATACCCCGGAGATGCTCAGCTTTTTTAGTGAAAAACTCGGCGTACAATATCCCTGGAAAAAATTTAGCCAGATCATCGTCAAAAAATATGTCAGTGGTGCAATGGAAAATACCACTGCGGTGGTTTTTGGAGACTTTATCGAAAAGACCCGTCGTGAACTCATCGATGATCCTAATGATAAGATCGTAGCCCATGAGATGTTTCACCATTGGTTTGGTGATTATGTGACCTGCGAATCCTGGTCCAATCTCACCCTCAATGAAGGATTTGCCAACTATGCTGAATACCTATGGTCTGAATACAAATATGGCCGGTACGAAGCTGATCGTCATCGCGAAGAAGAGCTGTCCGGTTATATTTCGTCGGTATCTTTTGGCCAGCCTCATAACCTGATTGATTTTAGATACACGGACAAAGAAAATATGTTTGATGCCCACAGCTATAACAAAGGGGGCTTGGTATTACACATGCTGCGCAGTTATCTGGGCGACGAAGCATTTTATGCCGGACTCCATCATTATCTGGTCAGCAATGCTTATAAATCGGTCGAAGTACACCACCTCCGTCTCGCTTTTGAAGAAGTCACCGGAGAAGATCTCAATTGGTTTTTTAATCAATGGTATCTCGATGACGGTCACCCTAACCTTACTTACGCCTGGTCCTATGATCGCGACAATAAAAAAATAATCATCGACCTCAAACAAACTCAGGACAAGACATTTCCTAACCCATTCATCCTACCTATGGACCTTGACATTCACCATGCCGATGGGACTAAAGAACGAATCAGGATCACCATGGATCAACGCGAACAACAAATTGACATCCCATGTGATGCAAACCCCCAGCTGGTAGTCCTTGATCCCAACAGGGTGATTCTAACCGAGTGGAATGAAGCTGAACTCACCTCCGATCAGTATAAATATCAATGGAGAAACTGCAATAATCTACAACTCAAACTCAATGCACTGTCAGCACTCACAGAAGACAAAGATTATCATACAGTCTGGGGCGAAGCTATTAAAGATCCATTTTGGTATATCCGGTTGCGGGCAATGGATTATACACCCAAACTCGACAAAACCGATGTAGAACAGTTGGTCAGGCTGACCTCCGAAGACCCTCACTCTCAAGTCAGAGCAGCAGCACTGCGGATATTGGGCGAAGCAGATTACAAATCGATCGAAACGATAGCAGATCAGCGCATCGCCAGTGACAGTGCGTATTCGGTGATCTCACAAGCTATGCAGATTATGGGGCAGGTCAATCCTTCAAAAGCAAAATCACTGGCGATGTCCATGCAGAAAGAAAAAAACGACCAGATACAGGAAGCTATCTCTGACATCATTACCACAGACAATGATCCTTCCAGCCTGGATTTCATAGAAAATAAACTGATAGAGAATCCCGCTCAGACCCAAAACCTGATGGAGAAATATATCATGATGCTCAGCAATCAATCACCTGATGTAATCTTTGATAAAGCTGGTTTTTTATTCAAACAAGCGACGGTAGCAGATCTGGACAAAAACAATAAATTTTTGTACACCCGGGGGTTATTCGAATTAAAAGACCTTTTACTTACTGACATGGTCCATGAAAAAGATAGTGCTACAAAATCAAGTCTTGAATCAAAAGTCAATATATTAAAATCCTGGATTCAGCAGATCAAAGAGAAAGAGACTGATATACAACTTAAAGATTTATTGAAGCAATTTAATTGA
- a CDS encoding glycosyl hydrolase yields the protein MILPTSWSQKKSKSTTASVTASAVPSAPAKPADDLNAYFKPVKWRSIGPFRGGRSVAASGVVGDVTAYYMGTTGGGLWKTDDIGLTWSNISDGFFKTGSVGAVAVAESDPNVVYVGMGEHPVRGVMTHHGDGVYKSTDAGKTWKNIGLELSQHISRIVIHPKDPNVVYVAAQGALYSKSSERGIYRSTDGGTTWTKVLYVDDKTGAVELSMDMNNPRILYTAMWEGGRLPWKVISGGPGSGLYKSTDGGEHWDKMTEGLPKEMGKMAISVCRSNSERVYALIESDSDNELGGLFMSSNAGKSWKRITNDHRLLQRAWYYIELFTDPADENTIYVLSASAFKSIDGGKSWDRITGTHGDYHNLWINPQNPKNMVISNDGGAAISFNQGQTWTPQSNMPTAQFYRINVDNQFPYRIYGGQQDNSSVSIAHRELGSGGITGESWTSSAGGESAFLAFNPDDPRYVLGGSYQGTIEVLDNKAKASTNIMAAPIQYLGMDAKDMLYRFNWNAPIIWSKHEPNTYYHGAQKLLKTTDMGVTWTEASPDLTRNEKDKQGKGGGPYTNEAVGAENYGTLAYVIESPSEKGVIWTGSDDGLVYVTRDGGARWLNVTPPDLKECLINSIEVSPHDPATAYIATTRYKFNDHTPGLYKTKDYGKTWTSINNGIPYGAFTRVVREDDQRRDLLFAGTETGIYISMNGGMNWMPFNLNLPVTPITDLRVHQGDLIAATSGRSFWILDDLGLIRQYQPIDNAMTLYQPEDTYLVNGSSDLDHTSSEFKGSQKSRGVNPATGIVLYYNLPELEASEVLTLEVADASGKLIRSFSSVGDSTFSEWEGGPSEEPTLSKKKGLNRFVWNLRFPTIKGVAGVYIESNFDGHKAPPGKYTFTLKKGNQSMVTAARILPNPLYATSPKDYMEYDELMTKMETEASKMHQMVNDLNDQRIRLESVLQSLPADSKYDDLRKEGNETIKKMKLWDEDMIQRKSKAYDDVENFPNKFTANYLFMVNQTESDMPKVNQPSLDRLKVLTAEWNTLQSMANEITNKNLPDLNQKLWEAGIGAIGKSKK from the coding sequence ATGATCCTACCAACATCCTGGTCTCAGAAAAAATCCAAATCAACGACTGCTTCCGTAACTGCTTCCGCAGTGCCTTCGGCACCTGCCAAACCTGCAGACGATCTCAACGCCTATTTTAAGCCGGTCAAATGGCGCAGTATAGGCCCTTTTAGAGGAGGGAGATCTGTGGCCGCCTCCGGAGTGGTGGGGGATGTGACTGCCTACTATATGGGCACGACAGGAGGAGGGCTTTGGAAAACGGATGATATTGGTCTCACCTGGTCCAATATATCCGATGGATTTTTTAAGACCGGATCAGTAGGAGCCGTAGCAGTAGCCGAAAGTGATCCCAATGTGGTCTATGTAGGTATGGGCGAGCATCCTGTCAGAGGAGTAATGACCCACCACGGCGACGGAGTATACAAATCCACCGATGCCGGCAAAACCTGGAAAAATATTGGTTTAGAACTTTCTCAGCATATTTCCCGGATAGTTATCCACCCAAAGGACCCCAATGTAGTCTATGTCGCTGCACAGGGAGCACTCTATAGTAAATCCTCGGAGCGGGGTATCTACCGCTCTACAGATGGCGGGACTACCTGGACCAAAGTATTGTATGTAGATGATAAGACCGGAGCCGTAGAGTTGAGTATGGATATGAATAACCCGCGGATCCTCTATACCGCTATGTGGGAAGGTGGTCGCTTGCCATGGAAAGTCATCAGTGGTGGACCGGGTAGCGGATTGTATAAAAGTACCGACGGAGGGGAGCATTGGGACAAAATGACGGAGGGACTGCCTAAAGAAATGGGTAAAATGGCGATCTCCGTCTGCCGATCCAACTCCGAACGCGTGTATGCCCTGATCGAAAGTGACTCGGACAATGAGTTAGGAGGGCTATTTATGTCTTCCAATGCAGGTAAAAGCTGGAAAAGAATCACCAACGACCATCGCCTCTTACAACGTGCATGGTATTACATTGAATTATTTACTGATCCTGCGGATGAAAACACCATCTATGTTCTCAGCGCCTCTGCATTTAAGTCTATAGACGGAGGAAAATCATGGGATAGGATCACTGGTACTCATGGAGACTACCACAACCTCTGGATCAATCCACAAAATCCTAAAAACATGGTGATCTCCAATGATGGTGGCGCTGCCATCTCTTTCAACCAAGGTCAAACCTGGACCCCGCAGAGCAATATGCCTACTGCTCAATTTTACCGCATCAATGTCGATAACCAATTTCCTTACCGGATCTATGGTGGACAACAAGATAATTCGTCGGTATCTATAGCGCATCGTGAACTCGGCAGTGGCGGCATCACCGGAGAAAGCTGGACTTCTTCAGCAGGTGGTGAAAGTGCCTTTTTAGCTTTTAATCCGGACGATCCGAGATATGTATTGGGGGGTAGCTACCAGGGCACCATAGAAGTATTGGACAACAAAGCCAAAGCCAGCACCAATATCATGGCTGCACCTATACAATATCTCGGTATGGATGCCAAAGACATGCTATACCGTTTTAATTGGAATGCTCCGATCATCTGGTCTAAGCACGAACCCAATACCTATTACCATGGGGCTCAAAAATTATTAAAAACCACCGATATGGGGGTCACCTGGACAGAAGCGTCTCCAGACCTCACCAGGAATGAAAAAGACAAACAGGGTAAAGGCGGCGGTCCTTATACCAACGAAGCCGTAGGAGCAGAAAACTATGGTACCCTGGCATATGTCATCGAATCACCCTCTGAAAAAGGAGTCATTTGGACCGGCAGCGATGACGGCCTGGTCTATGTGACCCGCGATGGAGGAGCCCGGTGGCTCAATGTGACTCCACCGGATCTCAAAGAATGCCTGATCAACTCTATTGAAGTGTCTCCTCATGACCCGGCGACGGCATATATAGCCACCACCAGGTACAAGTTTAATGACCATACACCCGGCTTGTATAAAACCAAAGATTATGGCAAGACCTGGACCAGCATCAATAATGGTATCCCTTACGGTGCATTTACCCGGGTAGTCAGAGAAGATGACCAACGCCGGGATCTTTTATTCGCTGGCACTGAGACTGGCATATACATCTCTATGAATGGGGGCATGAACTGGATGCCATTCAACCTCAATCTGCCTGTCACTCCTATCACCGATCTGCGGGTACATCAGGGTGACTTGATAGCAGCTACCTCAGGTCGTTCATTTTGGATTTTAGACGATTTGGGCTTAATCAGACAATACCAACCTATAGATAACGCGATGACCTTATATCAACCAGAGGACACTTACCTGGTCAATGGATCCAGCGACCTGGATCACACTTCTTCAGAGTTCAAGGGAAGTCAGAAATCAAGAGGAGTCAATCCTGCTACCGGTATCGTGCTCTATTATAATCTCCCCGAATTGGAAGCCTCAGAAGTATTGACCCTTGAAGTCGCCGATGCAAGTGGAAAATTAATCAGGTCATTCAGTTCTGTCGGAGATAGTACATTTTCGGAATGGGAGGGCGGTCCATCTGAAGAACCTACTTTGTCCAAGAAAAAAGGACTTAATAGATTTGTGTGGAACTTGCGCTTTCCTACGATCAAAGGAGTGGCTGGCGTTTATATCGAAAGCAATTTTGATGGTCACAAAGCACCTCCCGGCAAATATACTTTTACCCTGAAAAAAGGAAATCAAAGTATGGTCACAGCTGCCCGGATATTACCCAATCCGTTATATGCAACCAGCCCAAAGGATTATATGGAGTATGACGAACTGATGACTAAAATGGAAACTGAAGCCAGCAAAATGCACCAGATGGTCAATGATTTGAATGATCAACGCATACGCCTGGAGTCAGTACTCCAATCCTTGCCTGCAGATTCAAAATATGACGACCTACGAAAAGAAGGCAATGAAACAATCAAAAAAATGAAACTCTGGGATGAAGATATGATCCAAAGGAAATCCAAAGCCTATGATGATGTCGAAAATTTTCCAAATAAGTTTACAGCCAACTATCTTTTTATGGTCAATCAAACGGAGAGTGATATGCCTAAAGTCAATCAACCCTCCTTGGATAGGCTTAAAGTACTTACGGCAGAATGGAATACCCTTCAGTCTATGGCCAATGAAATCACCAATAAAAACCTACCTGATTTGAATCAGAAACTTTGGGAAGCCGGTATTGGTGCTATCGGTAAATCAAAGAAATAG
- a CDS encoding P-II family nitrogen regulator: MKKIEAIIRPSKLKAVQIGLKEADIPCLTVVPVKGTGLQKSYAEHYRGSEQTMILQTRVMIICVVSDENLEKCINVFMEHASSGQVGDGKIFIYDVMDAIRISTQVRGSAAIK; the protein is encoded by the coding sequence ATGAAAAAAATAGAAGCCATCATCAGACCATCCAAGCTAAAAGCTGTTCAAATAGGACTTAAAGAAGCAGATATACCTTGCCTTACGGTGGTTCCAGTCAAAGGAACAGGATTGCAAAAAAGTTATGCTGAGCACTATCGGGGTTCGGAGCAAACCATGATCCTTCAGACCAGGGTCATGATCATATGCGTAGTCAGTGATGAAAATCTTGAAAAATGCATCAATGTTTTTATGGAACACGCCTCTTCAGGCCAGGTAGGTGATGGCAAGATTTTCATCTACGATGTTATGGATGCCATTCGGATTTCTACCCAGGTAAGAGGCAGCGCTGCAATCAAATAA
- a CDS encoding ammonium transporter has product MQEVTDVAAQQADLIHSIDTVWVAICAAFIFLMEGGFALLEAGFVRAKNAMSIIAKVIVDICFGGLAYYIVGFGIAYGVSNGWFAFGFGISEGDLGLGLTVSNKLFWFLQLGFALAAISIVSGAVAERMKIWSYALFVIIFCAVIYPVISNWVWNPHGWLFLKGFNDFAGSAAVHATGGFAALAAAIVVGPRIGKYSKESGVLATTPIPGHNLPLAAVGAFILWFGWFGFNPGSTLGAVGKWDLIAHVAANTFLASAAGGVSTMIYTYFRYGQIDITMVINGVLAGLVAITAGCNLVNPLSAILTGLIAGILVDLAVVWIDRKGIDDPVGAIAVHGCNGLFGTLAVGLFATEKGLFTGGGSQFFLTQALGVVVISLFSFAITFAIMTLFKKTIGLRVSREEELSGIDAGSFGVESYSTFE; this is encoded by the coding sequence ATGCAAGAAGTCACCGATGTCGCTGCCCAGCAAGCAGACCTGATACATAGTATTGATACTGTCTGGGTAGCTATTTGTGCGGCCTTTATATTTTTAATGGAAGGAGGATTTGCTTTATTAGAAGCAGGTTTTGTTCGTGCCAAGAATGCCATGAGTATCATCGCGAAGGTGATCGTGGATATCTGTTTTGGTGGTTTGGCATATTATATCGTTGGTTTTGGCATAGCATATGGAGTGTCCAATGGTTGGTTTGCATTTGGTTTTGGGATTAGCGAGGGTGATTTAGGCCTTGGTCTCACGGTATCCAATAAACTGTTTTGGTTTTTACAATTAGGCTTTGCTTTGGCAGCCATATCCATCGTATCAGGTGCTGTGGCAGAGCGCATGAAAATCTGGTCTTATGCTCTATTTGTAATCATCTTCTGTGCGGTCATCTATCCTGTGATCTCCAATTGGGTATGGAACCCGCATGGCTGGTTATTTCTCAAAGGATTCAATGACTTTGCAGGTTCAGCGGCCGTACATGCTACTGGCGGCTTTGCTGCACTCGCAGCAGCCATCGTCGTAGGACCCAGGATTGGAAAATATAGCAAGGAATCAGGAGTGCTGGCCACTACGCCTATACCTGGTCACAACCTTCCTTTGGCTGCTGTTGGAGCTTTTATACTTTGGTTTGGATGGTTTGGATTTAACCCAGGCTCTACCTTAGGCGCTGTGGGAAAATGGGATCTGATCGCGCATGTCGCTGCCAATACTTTTCTTGCTTCTGCAGCCGGTGGGGTGTCTACCATGATCTACACTTACTTTAGGTACGGCCAGATAGACATTACGATGGTCATCAATGGGGTCCTGGCAGGTCTGGTAGCTATCACAGCAGGATGTAACCTGGTCAATCCATTATCCGCGATCCTGACAGGTTTGATTGCCGGGATATTGGTCGATCTCGCAGTAGTATGGATAGACCGAAAAGGTATAGATGACCCGGTAGGAGCGATTGCTGTCCATGGCTGCAACGGCTTGTTTGGTACCCTGGCAGTAGGGCTATTCGCCACAGAAAAAGGATTATTCACTGGAGGAGGAAGCCAATTTTTTCTTACTCAGGCATTAGGCGTGGTGGTGATTTCGCTCTTTTCATTTGCTATTACTTTTGCCATCATGACCTTGTTTAAAAAGACCATCGGGTTGAGAGTATCACGCGAAGAAGAACTTTCTGGTATAGATGCAGGTTCATTTGGTGTAGAGTCTTATTCTACTTTTGAATAA